One stretch of Armigeres subalbatus isolate Guangzhou_Male chromosome 2, GZ_Asu_2, whole genome shotgun sequence DNA includes these proteins:
- the LOC134215650 gene encoding uncharacterized protein LOC134215650, producing the protein MSDEDDKIVCYICDKIEENPERIIECVQCAKSVHFRCKKLRGNAVLKAKKRPFYCSVDCADMFARGNQSSDDSNHLISEIKLLAQAVRESKQESAHLRFAFEQSCQKIDTLVKTTLAIEQSQDFMSKQFDVLQKDFDGFKQQLGGLQLENEKFRIEITDWKYKQGAVTSRLDHLEMEVDKMNRGKLSNNAVILGIPTPENENLKTLVIGVGKAVGCIINEDSVISARRLVGKNRNAQGAPILVTFSSPSIKEKLFEMKRSHGPLQAAEICRSFNGASTRLVIRDELTEFGRELYRETKELQLSM; encoded by the coding sequence ATGTCGGATGAAGATGACAAAATTGTGTGCTATATCTGTGATAAAATCGAGGAAAATCCAGAACGAATAATCGAATGTGTTCAGTGTGCCAAATCAGTTCATTTCCGATGCAAAAAGCTACGAGGCAACGCCGTGCTAAAGGCTAAGAAACGGCCATTCTATTGCTCTGTTGATTGTGCCGATATGTTCGCGCGCGGTAATCAAAGCTCAGATGACTCTAATCACCTTATCTCCGAGATAAAATTGCTCGCGCAAGCTGTTAGGGAGTCGAAGCAAGAATCCGCACACTTGAGATTTGCATTTGAGCAGTCTTGCCAAAAAATTGATACATTGGTGAAAACCACTTTGGCAATCGAGCAATCTCAAGACTTCATGTCAAAGCAATTTGACGTGTTGCAGAAGGACTTTGATGGATTCAAGCAACAGTTAGGTGGTTTGCAGTTGGAGAATGAAAAGTTCCGGATAGAGATTACAGATTGGAAGTACAAACAAGGTGCTGTTACATCAAGGCTGGATCATCTGGAAATGGAGGTTGATAAGATGAACCGTGGAAAGCTATCGAACAACGCAGTCATACTGGGTATCCCCACACCCGAAAATGAAAATCTTAAGACGTTAGTTATCGGAGTAGGAAAAGCAGTTGGCTGTATTATAAATGAAGATTCTGTCATCAGTGCTCGTCGCCTTGTTGGGAAAAATCGGAATGCTCAAGGCGCGCCGATTCTAGTCACTTTCAGCTCACCGTCTATCAAGGAGAAGCTTTTCGAAATGAAGCGCTCACATGGGCCTCTGCAAGCAGCAGAAATATGCAGATCTTTCAACGGTGCGTCGACTCGGTTGGTGATTCGTGATGAATTAACGGAATTTGGGAGAGAATTGTATCGAGAGACGAAAGAACTCCAGTTGTCAATGTGA